A region of the Cryptococcus neoformans var. neoformans B-3501A chromosome 6, whole genome shotgun sequence genome:
ctcctgtCCATTTGCACTTTCTCCCTCGCATATCGGACCAACGCGGACCGCTCTGAATGTCAACTCACCACGAAAGTCCTGCAAACTGTCAGTGCTTCCCATGCACGAGATGGCATCTACTCACTTGTCCTCGGCCATTTTGCTGTTTATAGATGGAGTATGGAAGTTGCAAGGAGTGGTGTTCGCTGGAAGTTGCGGATGAGAGATGTGAGTGAAATGGTTGGTGCAAGTCCCGGAGCCCTCGTAGGGCGGAGTTATTTCGGGTGGAATCGGGGTTAGCCGCGAGTGGCATCTCCCAGTTCAGCGGATCACGTGACCGGCTCTCTCTAATCTCGATCCTCGAGAATACAATTGCTTCGTTTGACTATACTTCCATTTCAACGTCACGTACAAGCCTCGAAAACAATGTCCCGCCAGCTCGACAACGTCAACCCCACCATTTTTGCGCCATCAGCTCCCAGTTTCGTCCGAAGATCGACAGGAAAATCGGCCAAATCGAGCTTATGGGCTCCCGAAGCTTTGTCAGATGATGGGGAGGACTACTACTCCCCAGGAGCGAGAAGTAGCGGTAGTGTCagtgacgaggaggaaggaagggaagataTTGATGCGCAAGAGGTTTATGGTGGGTCGTTTTACTGCTTGGTGCTGAGAAACGAGTGGCATATTCCGCTTGCCACCGTTTCCAAGTCTTTTTGTCACCATGACTGACAGTTCCACAGACCTTCTGCGGTCAATAACCGACCCTGAACATCCAGTATCTTTGGAGCAGCTTCGAGTGGTAAACCCTGAGGATATTCATGTTGCTGGAAATCGTGTGTTGGTGTATCTTACACCTACAATCCCACATTGCTCCATGTCCACCCTCATTGGTAAGCTGAAAACCATGTCGAAGTTTAAGAGTGGGAACTGATCATGTAATAGGGCTATCATTGAGAGTGCGATTATTGAGGGCTTTGCCTCCACGATATAGGGTGGATATTCGAATCAAATCGGGAACTCACCAATCCGAGCACGCAGTCAACAAACAGTTAAACGACAAGGAACGAGTACAAGCGGCTTTGGAGAACAAGCATCTGTTGAGTGTGGTGGAAGGCTGTTTGGCGACTGCTGGAAAGCGTGGC
Encoded here:
- a CDS encoding hypothetical protein (HMMPfam hit to DUF59, Domain of unknown function DUF59, score: 54.6, E(): 2.7e-13), which codes for MSRQLDNVNPTIFAPSAPSFVRRSTGKSAKSSLWAPEALSDDGEDYYSPGARSSGSVSDEEEGREDIDAQEVYDLLRSITDPEHPVSLEQLRVVNPEDIHVAGNRVLVYLTPTIPHCSMSTLIGLSLRVRLLRALPPRYRVDIRIKSGTHQSEHAVNKQLNDKERVQAALENKHLLSVVEGCLATAGKRGE